One window of the Alphaproteobacteria bacterium genome contains the following:
- a CDS encoding glycosyltransferase, protein MRRTSLVISDLGSGGAQRVLINLARLWLQQNLSVTVITFAGPESDFMVLPVKAARLNVGGYGPSNSLWESLVGNVGRVRRLRKAIRDSRPDVVVSFLAATNILTIFATFGLNCRVVICERNDPKRQSLGRLWDFLRWLFYRFADVTTANSRDAIESLKRYVPAARLEYVPNPVIAPEGVVAKNLPFPVILSVCRLSHQKAVDCVLRGFARVIESFPDWRLLVAGTGEDAADLKQLSARLGIESRVVWLGEVEDPWAYYAAAEVFVLASRYEGTPNALLEAMVSGVAPVVSDAILGADGLVLHNRSGLVFPVDEDRSLADALAQLMADEEKRKTIGRAARESVRRYLEDDAMLAWNRVIGHVPS, encoded by the coding sequence ATGAGGCGGACCTCACTAGTTATCAGCGATCTAGGGAGCGGCGGTGCGCAACGCGTTCTCATCAATTTGGCCCGTCTTTGGTTGCAGCAGAATCTGTCGGTTACCGTCATTACTTTCGCTGGCCCGGAATCCGATTTCATGGTGTTGCCGGTGAAGGCGGCGCGCCTCAATGTCGGTGGGTACGGTCCATCCAATTCGCTGTGGGAAAGCCTAGTCGGTAATGTCGGGCGTGTGCGGCGTCTGCGCAAGGCAATCCGCGACTCCCGTCCTGACGTAGTGGTCTCATTCCTTGCTGCCACCAACATTCTGACAATATTCGCCACCTTCGGCCTCAACTGCCGGGTCGTAATTTGCGAACGGAACGACCCCAAGCGGCAATCTCTGGGCCGGCTCTGGGATTTCTTGAGATGGCTGTTCTACCGGTTTGCCGATGTCACAACTGCTAATAGCCGCGATGCCATTGAGTCCCTTAAGCGCTATGTCCCTGCGGCCCGTCTCGAATATGTTCCTAATCCGGTTATTGCGCCGGAAGGGGTGGTTGCGAAAAACCTTCCCTTTCCTGTCATCTTGTCGGTGTGCCGTCTCAGCCACCAAAAGGCAGTGGATTGCGTGCTAAGGGGTTTTGCGCGCGTGATCGAGTCGTTTCCGGACTGGCGCCTCTTGGTTGCGGGAACGGGAGAAGATGCTGCGGACCTGAAGCAGTTGTCCGCGCGCCTCGGGATTGAGTCTCGGGTCGTTTGGCTGGGGGAAGTGGAGGATCCGTGGGCATATTATGCAGCGGCCGAGGTGTTTGTCCTTGCCTCGCGATACGAGGGCACGCCCAACGCCCTGCTTGAAGCGATGGTCAGTGGCGTTGCGCCGGTCGTGTCGGATGCGATCTTGGGAGCGGACGGTCTGGTTTTGCATAACCGATCGGGCCTAGTTTTTCCGGTCGACGAGGATCGTTCTTTGGCGGACGCGCTAGCACAGCTCATGGCGGACGAGGAAAAACGCAAAACGATTGGTCGGGCGGCACGCGAAAGTGTTCGACGCTATCTAGAAGACGACGCCATGTTGGCGTGGAATCGTGTCATCGGCCATGTTCCGAGTTAG